The Erpetoichthys calabaricus chromosome 5, fErpCal1.3, whole genome shotgun sequence genome has a segment encoding these proteins:
- the bbs12 gene encoding Bardet-Biedl syndrome 12 protein produces the protein MDPVYPRTQKIASDYQVIRHRRHIGLQQLMALSASASTILGPNKSFKFIVGQNDDEAVLACSAFRLLENMDLTCAAGQLLNEAVQSHQKIYKTGSSTFMFMVGAWSSAVLECLRQDIRISLIVPVMSGGLELCIEACKAHALPIQDIYRRISWRTKTTDFPVDHLSSVRSDDFTHCKKSQTVLKSVSPVVVSSKKSALAESEVTLHKEQLKLNSPLSANLKNNKSLQNCLKLKHSRHFSVKNLEEPLLCRGGPNFVPDSMCSSMFFTYLAQSLCHGCSHAIRLVIDACRLQVKLARLKEPTSGALTAFDVSKLVTFVYPGLSENYSCVTSGFISWVLADQYVLAKSFHGQYLRVVFINGDATEKYRHVGLNNTLNVKYITDASCLEMNTEESWDCRTLAALLKLKVNLILIQGITSTRYVETCVKHRILVVQKVKHEVFKDLAEATGGIPVFYFSQLDESCVGNGITVTLWKTTLNKEFTALKITTSSTMLVTAFITSPAICKLQMLEDQFWTCAHRLNHALTEETVLLGAGDAEMFCLMHLESLVEEDPAKLYEAIHKHMATANLVSMSEDAMQYTRQILQLMANGWRDYISTVYYNSGLCTTKLKALTAISEYLSKKEKHVSLFSHFTPNVLGCDNDGKPTCENTGNAEVYDNVTVKLEAWRGALDLVMLVLQTDAEIVTGYVETES, from the coding sequence aaaattgcATCTGACTATCAAGTTATTAGGCACAGACGACACATTGGATTACAGCAATTAATGGCATTATCAGCAAGTGCAAGCACAATTTTGGGTCCtaacaaatcatttaaatttattgtggGGCAGAATGATGATGAAGCGGTTCTTGCTTGCTCAGCATTTCGCCTTTTGGAGAATATGGATCTGACTTGTGCTGCAGGACAGCTACTTAATGAGGCTGTTCAGtcacaccaaaaaatttataagaCTGGTTCAAGCACATTCATGTTTATGGTTGGTGCCTGGAGTTCAGCAGTGTTAGAATGCCTTCGTCAAGATATTCGTATCTCCTTGATTGTGCCAGTTATGTCAGGAGGACTGGAATTGTGCATCGAAGCCTGCAAAGCTCATGCTTTGCCCATTCAGGACATCTACAGAAGGATATCTTGGAGGACTAAAACAACAGACTTTCCAGTTGATCATCTTAGTTCTGTTAGAAGTGATGATTTCACTCATTGTAAAAAATCACAGACTGTTTTAAAGTCAGTATCTCCAGTAGTAGTCTCATCAAAAAAATCTGCTTTAGCTGAAAGTGAAGTCACACTTCATAAAGAGCAGTTAAAACTCAATTCACCTTTATctgctaatttaaaaaataataaaagcttaCAAAATTGTTTAAAGCTAAAACATAGCAGACACTTTTCTGTTAAAAATTTGGAGGAACCCTTACTATGCAGAGGTGGTCCAAATTTTGTCCCAGATTCAATGTGCTCATCAATGTTCTTCACGTATCTAGCTCAGTCATTATGTCATGGCTGCTCACATGCAATAAGGTTAGTTATTGATGCTTGTAGACTTCAGGTGAAACTTGCAAGACTGAAAGAACCTACTAGTGGGGCTCTAACTGCTTTTGATGTAAGCAAGCTGGTGACTTTTGTGTACCCTGGCCTATCTGAAAACTATTCCTGTGTAACATCAGGTTTCATTAGCTGGGTCTTGGCAGATCAATATGTATTGGCAAAATCATTTCATGGGCAGTATTTGCGTGTGGTGTTTATTAATGGAGATGCAACTGAAAAATACAGACACGTAGGACTGAATAATACTTTAAATGTTAAATACATCACAGATGCATCTTGTTTAGAAATGAACACAGAAGAGAGTTGGGACTGTCGCACGTTAGCAGCTCTtttaaaattgaaagtaaatttaattttaatacaagGGATTACCTCCACAAGATATGTTGAAACATGTGTAAAGCACAGAATACTTGTGGTCCAGAAAGTGAAACATGAAGTTTTCAAAGACCTAGCAGAAGCCACAGGTGGAATACCAGTATTCTACTTTTCACAACTTGATGAGAGCTGTGTGGGCAATGGCATAACTGTTACCCTCTGGAAGACAACATTGAATAAGGAATTTACAGCTCTTAAAATAACTACCAGTTCTACAATGCTAGTTACAGCTTTCATCACATCTCCAGCAATATGTAAGCTTCAAATGTTAGAAGATCAGTTCTGGACTTGTGCACATAGGCTTAATCATGCCCTTACGGAGGAAACCGTTCTCCTTGGCGCTGGTGATGCAGAAATGTTTTGTCTAATGCATCTTGAGAGTCTTGTGGAAGAAGACCCTGCCAAACTTTATGAGGCAATTCACAAGCACATGGCCACAGCAAACTTGGTAAGCATGTCAGAAGATGCTATGCAATATACAAGGCAAATCCTGCAGCTAATGGCTAATGGCTGGAGAGACTATATAAGTACAGTGTATTACAACAGTGGTTTATGTACCACAAAATTGAAAGCCTTGACAGCTATAAGTGAATACCTGAGCAAGAAGGAGAAGCATGTGAGCTTGTTTTCACACTTCACGCCAAATGTGTTAGGTTGTGACAATGATGGTAAACCTACTTGTGAAAACACAGGAAATGCTGAAGTTTATGACAATGTTACAGTAAAGCTAGAAGCTTGGCGGGGTGCACTAGACCTGGTAATGCTTGTACTCCAGACTGATGCAGAAATTGTAACTGGGTATGTAGAGACTGAATCCTAA